The Edaphobacter flagellatus sequence AGAGGCAAAGAGAACGCTCAAGATGGGGATGAGGAGGTTGAGGATCGCTCCGTTAGCTGCAAGTGAACGCGAGATTCCAAGCGTCATTCCAGCCTGAGCGACGAGTTGGCCTCCCACTCCGGTGATAAGGAACTGATTGCGATGACGCCACGCGGCACTGAGTTTGCCGCGATGGCTTTGACGTCTTATCAGGACGAAGGGGACGAGGAGAAGCGTGACGAGATAGAGCGGGAGAAGAGCAATCGCGATGGGAGTCATCTCGCCGTTGAGTATTTTGATCGCCACTCCCTGTCCCGCCCAAAGCAGATTGGCAAGGATGAGAAGAGCGACGGCGCGGATCGACTGAAGACGCGAATTGGCTCCCTGCATGTCAGCTTGCCTGTACGACGGATCGATGGAGGTTCGTGGGGCAAAATATATCTGCTCCGGCGGAGCTGCCTTCAAAGACGTGTGGTGTCGCACCGTGGCGGCGAGTAAACTCCCCGACGATTGATCTCAGGGCATAGGCGCCGTCTGGAGTGCCAAAGACTGCGACGGTTCCACCGGCTCCTCCCCCAGTCATCTTGGCTCCATGAAGTCCGCTGCCAGGGCCGCCCTGACGGACCATCTCGACAAGCTCGTCACAACGATCAGAGCCAAGCCCGCACTCCCGATAGGCATGATGGGACTGGTAGAGGAGCTCGCCGAGCCGGGGTAGTTCTGTTGGGCGTTCTCGAATGATAGAGGCGAACTGACGAATGCGCTCGTTTTCTTCGATGGCATATCTCGCAGCGGCTCGGACTGGGTAGTCGAGATTTTCTTTGACGGTAGTGAAAGGGTCAGCGTGATGGGTGTGGGCCTGGAGGAAGGCCGCTCCGGAGAGTGTTTCGGGAAGATATGCGGCGTATTCCGCGCGGAAGATAGAGGGCTCGATATTGGAAAGGTATCCGTTCCAGAGAGAGTCTTTCCAGCGGGGTATACCACTGGAGGTATCGAGAGCAAACGGGAGTTTGAGCTGATCGCAGAGCAAGGTGTATGCGATGAAGGCTGCGGCACGGGCCCGCTCGTATTCGGTGCCGATGGTTGAGCGGGGCGCCATCGAGTCGACCCCCCAGATACGAACTCCTGGCGGCAGGGGGAGGGGAGGATAGATCTGGAGCGGCTGGCAGAGGATAGGGAGCAAGGTATCCTGCTGGCCAAACACAATGGCTGCCTGATCCATAATTCCGCAGGCAGCTTGAGCGATCTCGTTTTCGACCCATTGGCCGGCCACGGCTAATTCGGCTCCTGTGAGAGGTGTTCCGCAGGCGATGGAGGCGGCCTTGAGGACGGCGATTTCGAGTGCTGCGGAGGAGCTGACACCTTTGTTGGGAGGGAGGTTGGAGTGAATAAAGATATCCGCTCCATGATGGGTGAATCCAAGCCCTCTTTGCTGGAGGAGATGAAGTCCGCCGACCACGTAAGCAGTCCATCGCGTGGCTTCGGAGCGATGACAAAGTTCACGGAGAGAGCTGGCGTGGTTGAGATCGTCGGGGCTTAACTCAAACTCCGGCTGCCAGCCGAACAGGGCTGCCTGGGGGTTATGGAGGCGGATGCGATGGTCCTGCCGGAGTTGGACTGCGACCCAGGTAGCCTCACGGATAGTGCTTTGAAGAACGAAGCCACCGGTATAGTCGACATTGCCTCCCATGAGATCGAGGCGCCCAGGGGCCCGCGCGACGATCAACTTGCGCGCGCAATCAAAGAAAGTCTGCTCGGCCAGATGGTCGGCGAACTCGAGCTCGTTTGGAGTCATGGGCAAGGAAAGATGGTGGTTTGCCGATAACTCTACATACCGGATTGAAAGAGAAGATGAATTTCAGGGGGCATTAACGATCTGGACGGTGGTTTTCTGGCGGAGCCTGGTGAGATCGTCAGGTTTGATGCCGTTATCGGTGAGGATGAGGTCACACTCTTCGATGCCGCAGAGGCGATAGGTGGCCTCGATACCAATTTTGCTGCTGTCGACTACGAGGACACGTTGTTTGCCGGAGTGCAGGAGCTCGCGCTGAGCGTCGGGATCGTGGACCATGACACCACGGGTAAGAGAGACAGCGGCGGCTCCGAAGATGACATGATCGGCACAGATGGAGGAGAGATATTCTCCGACGGCGTGGCCGACTAGGTCATGACTGCTGGCGCGATAGACCCCGCCGGTCAACTCGACGCGAACCGAGTCGGCGGAGGCGAGCTCTTCAAGCGCGGCGAGAGAGAAGGTGAAGACTGTGATGTTCTGGCGGGCGCGCAACTGGCGGGCGACGTAGAGGGTTGTGGTGCCGGAGTCGAGTACGACGGATTCTCCATCGCGAACAAGAGCAGCCGCGGCTTCTCCAATGTTGCTTTTGGTGGGAGACATCTTCTGGAGGCGTTCTACAAATGTGCGCTCCATGCCGCGCCAGCGTTCGATGCGAACGCCTCCTGGGATACGGATCACCTGTCCGGTTTCGGCTAATTTCTGGATGTCACGCCGGATCGTCATCTCGGATACGGCGAATTTTTCAGCGATCTCCCCGATGGAGGCAGTCGTGTGCTCCTTGAGGAGTTGCAGGATCTCATTTATTCGAGAGTGCTCGGTTGTATCGGGCATGAAAGTGATCTTTAACGTTACGAAATAACATCGGCTACTTCAGGGAAATATTAGCAAAACATTTGTTTTCCTCGCTAAATAGTTATTTATCTATGGAGTGTGGTCGTTAGAAGTCCAAGTCATCACTCTTATTTGTTAAAAATGAACTATTTGGCGTGATATTTTTGTTCCTTATTAACATTGCTTAGCTATGGTGAATTTCGTGGCTCATTTATGAGGTTCGATTCGGAGTTCATCCATGTGTAAAAAGATTTACCCCCTTTTCTCTCTGATCCTGATTTTGTTGCTTGCAACAACCACACAAGGTTTTGCGCAAACTTACAGCGGCTCGATTCGCGGGCGTGTTACCGACACGACAGGAGGCGCCGTGGTCGGAGCCGACGTTATGGCCAGCAGCCTCACTACGAACTCTGTGGAGAGAACGAAGACGAACCAGTCCGGTGATTACACACTTTCTTTCCTAAACGAAGGAAGGTACAGGA is a genomic window containing:
- a CDS encoding galactokinase; the protein is MTPNELEFADHLAEQTFFDCARKLIVARAPGRLDLMGGNVDYTGGFVLQSTIREATWVAVQLRQDHRIRLHNPQAALFGWQPEFELSPDDLNHASSLRELCHRSEATRWTAYVVGGLHLLQQRGLGFTHHGADIFIHSNLPPNKGVSSSAALEIAVLKAASIACGTPLTGAELAVAGQWVENEIAQAACGIMDQAAIVFGQQDTLLPILCQPLQIYPPLPLPPGVRIWGVDSMAPRSTIGTEYERARAAAFIAYTLLCDQLKLPFALDTSSGIPRWKDSLWNGYLSNIEPSIFRAEYAAYLPETLSGAAFLQAHTHHADPFTTVKENLDYPVRAAARYAIEENERIRQFASIIRERPTELPRLGELLYQSHHAYRECGLGSDRCDELVEMVRQGGPGSGLHGAKMTGGGAGGTVAVFGTPDGAYALRSIVGEFTRRHGATPHVFEGSSAGADIFCPTNLHRSVVQAS
- a CDS encoding DeoR/GlpR family DNA-binding transcription regulator, with product MPDTTEHSRINEILQLLKEHTTASIGEIAEKFAVSEMTIRRDIQKLAETGQVIRIPGGVRIERWRGMERTFVERLQKMSPTKSNIGEAAAALVRDGESVVLDSGTTTLYVARQLRARQNITVFTFSLAALEELASADSVRVELTGGVYRASSHDLVGHAVGEYLSSICADHVIFGAAAVSLTRGVMVHDPDAQRELLHSGKQRVLVVDSSKIGIEATYRLCGIEECDLILTDNGIKPDDLTRLRQKTTVQIVNAP